One Kribbella sp. NBC_00662 genomic region harbors:
- a CDS encoding aldehyde dehydrogenase family protein yields MIASINPATGEQLAGYEPYDSDRVDRLLDAAAVAQSNWQHSKLGERAELLQTIASTLRARKPELAALITTEMGKPLTEAMAEIEKCAITCEYYATHAEGFLAAQAVTREGRIEYEPLGVVLAVMPWNFPFWQFFRFAAPALAAGNGAILKHANTVPRCALAIESVLAEAGMPAGLIGVVLVETEQVAGLIADDRIAAVTFTGSTEVGRIIAAQAGQALKKQVLELGGSDPFIVLADADLEAAATAAVTSRFVNAGQSCVNAKRMIVEESVADRFVTLFCAALDRLVLGDPLDRATTLGPLARDGLRDTLDNQVRRTVEAGASLVRGGEAVEPGFYYRPTVLDHVRPGMAAFDEETFGPVAAIVRARDTDDAIELANRTEFGLGSSLWTAQDRAAELVRRIEAGAVFVNAIVASDPRLPFGGIKQSGYGRELGAAGIREFMNVKTVWSADPAPRLVIRPDDVEVFDRGSGVRTVPYVGAWNCAANKITTGTTVFAVGTEIPMHSHNVEESVLVFSGQATAVIDGERVDLEAGDATWVPAGVPHQFINRGAGELTIYWVYGGREVTRTMTATGVTVAHLSASDRGAVAAAGS; encoded by the coding sequence GTGATCGCCTCGATCAATCCAGCCACCGGCGAGCAACTCGCCGGCTACGAACCCTACGACTCCGACCGGGTCGACCGGCTGCTCGACGCCGCAGCGGTTGCCCAAAGCAACTGGCAGCACAGCAAGCTCGGCGAGCGAGCCGAGCTGCTACAGACGATCGCGAGCACGCTGCGCGCCCGCAAGCCCGAGCTCGCGGCCCTGATCACCACCGAGATGGGCAAACCGCTGACCGAAGCGATGGCCGAGATCGAGAAGTGCGCGATCACCTGCGAGTACTACGCCACCCACGCCGAAGGCTTCCTCGCCGCGCAGGCCGTCACCAGGGAAGGCCGGATCGAGTACGAACCGCTCGGCGTCGTCCTCGCGGTGATGCCGTGGAACTTCCCGTTCTGGCAGTTCTTCCGGTTCGCCGCACCCGCCCTCGCGGCCGGGAACGGCGCGATCCTCAAACACGCGAACACCGTGCCGCGCTGCGCGCTGGCCATCGAATCGGTGCTCGCCGAGGCCGGGATGCCGGCTGGTCTGATCGGCGTCGTGCTGGTCGAGACCGAGCAGGTTGCCGGCCTGATCGCGGACGACCGGATCGCGGCGGTGACGTTCACCGGCTCGACCGAGGTCGGCCGGATCATCGCCGCACAGGCCGGCCAGGCGCTGAAGAAGCAGGTCCTCGAGCTCGGCGGCTCGGACCCGTTCATCGTGCTCGCCGACGCCGATCTCGAAGCGGCTGCCACCGCGGCCGTCACGAGCCGGTTCGTCAACGCCGGGCAGAGCTGCGTGAACGCCAAGCGGATGATCGTCGAGGAGTCGGTCGCCGACCGCTTCGTGACGTTGTTCTGCGCGGCCCTCGACCGTCTCGTGCTGGGTGATCCGCTCGACCGCGCGACGACGCTGGGCCCGCTGGCGCGGGACGGTCTGCGCGACACGCTCGACAACCAGGTACGCCGTACCGTCGAGGCGGGAGCGAGTCTGGTCCGAGGCGGGGAAGCGGTGGAACCGGGCTTCTACTACCGGCCGACCGTGCTCGATCACGTCCGGCCGGGGATGGCGGCCTTCGACGAGGAGACGTTCGGCCCGGTCGCGGCGATCGTCCGCGCCCGCGACACCGACGACGCGATCGAGCTGGCGAACCGGACCGAGTTCGGCCTGGGCTCGTCGTTGTGGACGGCGCAGGACCGGGCCGCCGAGCTGGTCCGGCGGATCGAGGCCGGTGCGGTGTTCGTCAACGCGATCGTCGCGTCGGATCCCCGGTTGCCCTTCGGCGGGATCAAGCAGTCCGGGTACGGGCGGGAGCTCGGCGCGGCCGGGATACGCGAGTTCATGAACGTGAAGACCGTGTGGTCGGCCGATCCCGCGCCGCGGCTGGTGATCCGGCCCGACGACGTGGAGGTGTTCGACCGCGGCAGCGGCGTCCGGACGGTTCCGTACGTCGGCGCGTGGAACTGCGCCGCGAACAAGATCACCACCGGTACGACGGTCTTTGCCGTCGGCACCGAGATCCCGATGCACTCGCACAACGTGGAGGAGTCGGTGCTGGTGTTCTCCGGCCAGGCGACCGCGGTGATCGACGGCGAGCGGGTCGACCTGGAGGCCGGCGACGCGACCTGGGTGCCGGCCGGCGTACCGCACCAGTTCATCAACCGCGGCGCCGGTGAGCTGACCATCTACTGGGTGTACGGCGGCCGCGAGGTGACCCGGACGATGACCGCCACCGGGGTGACTGTGGCACATCTCTCGGCGTCCGACCGCGGTGCCGTTGCGGCTGCTGGATCGTAA
- the acnA gene encoding aconitate hydratase AcnA, producing MKLQPLRGVAPDHLPRTLRILLENALRNGTDADALRAWRPGATGELEVYPSRVFLHDTNGVPVLVDLAAMRDAMVARGKDPRLVDPVIPAELVVDHSVIADVYGRPDALQVNVDREYERNAERYRFLRWGQQTFERLAVVPPGSGIMHQINLEHLARVVEERDGWVFPDLCLGTDSHTTMVNGLGVLGWGIGGIEAEAAMLGQSVSMVLPPVVGVRLDGALPAGTTATDLVLTITEALRSHGVVGKLVEFTGPALAGLAVPDRATIANMSPEFGSTAAYFPIDDRTLDYLRFTNRPPAKVALVESYAREQGLWHDPSADLWYDEYVDIDLSAVVPTIAGPRRPNQRVPLSTAKQSVEAELPPGPRTTDSPGHGAVVVAAITSCTNTSNPAVMIAAGLVAKNAVERGLVSKPWVKTTLSPGSRVVMDYLGAAGLTPHLEKLGFHLTGFGCMTCIGASGELAVDAKDLTVAAVLSGNRNFEGRIQPDVRLNYLASPPLVVAYAIAGRMDIDLLTEPLDGDVYLKDIWPQPAEIEAVLEQVLKPELFDHAYDDLFAGDHRWQHLDAPAGETFEWGDSTYLQQPDYFDSQPTELTGARALLRLGDSVTTDHISPAGAIPRDGVAGRYLTELGATELNTYASRRGNHQVMVRGAFGNLRLRNQLVDAEGPLTRGPDGQTVPIYDAAMAYRAAGVPLVVVAGKEYGTGSSRDWAAKGPALLGVRAVLAQSFERIHRSNLVGLGILPLEFLPGEGDDLTGVEPIDIELHDDGLATATSAGRTYRLRIRLDTPREHDYYRHGGVLPYVLHRLSEGQPQ from the coding sequence ATGAAACTGCAGCCCTTGAGGGGCGTCGCGCCCGACCATCTCCCCAGGACGCTCCGCATCCTGCTGGAGAACGCGCTCCGCAACGGGACGGATGCCGACGCCTTGCGGGCGTGGCGGCCCGGGGCGACCGGCGAGCTGGAGGTGTACCCGTCGCGGGTGTTCCTGCACGACACCAACGGCGTACCGGTGCTGGTGGACCTCGCCGCGATGCGCGACGCCATGGTTGCCCGCGGCAAAGACCCGCGGCTGGTCGATCCGGTGATCCCGGCCGAGCTGGTCGTGGATCACTCGGTGATCGCCGATGTGTACGGGCGGCCGGACGCGTTACAGGTGAACGTCGACCGCGAGTACGAGCGGAACGCCGAGCGGTACCGGTTCCTGCGCTGGGGACAGCAGACGTTCGAGCGACTCGCCGTCGTACCGCCGGGGTCGGGGATCATGCACCAGATCAACCTCGAGCACCTCGCCCGGGTCGTCGAGGAGCGGGACGGGTGGGTGTTCCCGGATCTCTGTCTGGGCACGGACTCGCACACCACGATGGTCAACGGCCTCGGGGTGCTCGGCTGGGGGATCGGCGGGATCGAGGCCGAGGCCGCGATGCTCGGCCAGTCGGTGTCGATGGTCCTGCCGCCGGTGGTCGGCGTCCGGCTCGACGGCGCCCTTCCGGCGGGAACGACCGCGACGGACCTGGTCCTCACGATCACCGAGGCGCTGCGAAGCCATGGTGTCGTCGGCAAGCTGGTCGAGTTCACCGGTCCGGCGCTGGCCGGGCTCGCGGTGCCGGACCGCGCGACGATCGCCAACATGAGCCCGGAGTTCGGCTCCACCGCGGCGTACTTCCCGATCGACGACCGCACGCTCGACTACCTCCGCTTCACGAATCGCCCGCCGGCGAAGGTTGCCCTGGTCGAGTCGTACGCCCGCGAACAAGGCCTCTGGCACGACCCGTCGGCCGATCTCTGGTACGACGAGTACGTCGACATCGACCTGTCCGCCGTCGTGCCCACGATCGCCGGTCCGCGCAGGCCCAACCAGCGCGTCCCGCTCTCGACCGCGAAGCAGTCCGTCGAGGCGGAACTCCCGCCCGGACCACGCACGACCGACTCACCCGGGCACGGCGCAGTAGTCGTCGCCGCGATCACCTCGTGCACGAACACGTCCAACCCGGCGGTGATGATCGCGGCCGGCTTGGTGGCGAAGAACGCGGTCGAGCGAGGGCTGGTCAGCAAGCCCTGGGTGAAGACGACGCTGTCGCCGGGGTCGCGGGTGGTGATGGACTACCTCGGCGCGGCCGGACTGACGCCGCACCTGGAGAAGCTGGGGTTCCACCTGACCGGGTTCGGTTGTATGACCTGCATCGGGGCTTCCGGTGAGTTGGCCGTCGACGCCAAGGACCTGACAGTGGCCGCCGTGCTCTCCGGGAACCGGAACTTCGAGGGCCGGATCCAGCCCGACGTACGACTGAACTACCTCGCCTCGCCACCACTCGTGGTCGCGTACGCGATCGCCGGCCGGATGGACATCGATCTGCTCACCGAGCCACTCGACGGGGACGTCTACCTGAAAGACATCTGGCCGCAGCCGGCCGAGATCGAGGCGGTTCTCGAGCAGGTGCTCAAGCCCGAGCTCTTCGACCACGCGTACGACGACCTGTTCGCCGGCGACCACCGCTGGCAGCACCTCGACGCGCCGGCGGGGGAGACCTTCGAGTGGGGCGACTCGACGTACCTGCAACAACCTGACTACTTCGATTCCCAGCCAACCGAGCTGACCGGTGCCCGTGCACTCCTCAGGCTCGGTGACTCGGTCACCACGGACCACATCTCACCGGCCGGCGCGATCCCGAGGGACGGCGTGGCCGGCCGGTACCTGACGGAGCTCGGTGCGACCGAGCTCAACACCTACGCGTCCCGGCGCGGGAACCATCAGGTGATGGTCCGTGGTGCCTTCGGCAACCTCCGGCTTCGCAACCAGCTTGTGGACGCGGAGGGACCGCTGACCCGGGGACCTGACGGCCAGACGGTCCCGATCTACGACGCCGCGATGGCCTACCGCGCGGCCGGCGTACCGCTGGTCGTCGTCGCCGGCAAGGAGTACGGCACCGGCTCCTCCCGGGACTGGGCCGCGAAAGGCCCGGCGCTGCTCGGAGTACGCGCGGTCCTCGCGCAGTCCTTCGAACGGATCCACCGCTCCAACCTGGTCGGGCTCGGCATCCTCCCGCTCGAGTTCCTTCCCGGCGAAGGCGACGATCTCACCGGCGTGGAACCGATCGACATCGAACTGCACGACGACGGTCTGGCCACCGCCACTTCCGCGGGCAGGACCTACCGTCTGCGGATCCGCCTCGACACCCCGCGCGAACACGACTACTACCGCCACGGCGGCGTCCTGCCGTACGTCCTGCATCGCCTCAGCGAAGGGCAACCCCAGTGA
- a CDS encoding isocitrate/isopropylmalate dehydrogenase family protein — MKTFRLGVLTGDGIGPEIVPAAVEVVDAALAATDAASVEWVPLPVGAAAIETHGDALPDVTVETLTGLDGWLLGPHDSAAYPEEHRQRLNPSGYLRKHFGLFANIRPAKAFEGTPALVPGMDLVVARENTEGFYADRSTYRGTGEFMPTADVAIAMGIFTRPAIERIARQACELALRRHRHLTIVHKANVLRTTTGLFLEICREVAADYPQLEVDDFHIDAMTVHLVRHGADFDVLVTENMFGDILSDLTGELAGSLGIAPSINASHDRAMAQAAHGSAPDIAGRGLANPTAMIASAAMLLDWLGVPEVSELIDRGLRAAVAQGTRTADLGGSASTTEFTAAVVKSLV; from the coding sequence ATGAAGACTTTCCGCCTCGGAGTCCTGACCGGTGACGGCATCGGGCCGGAGATCGTGCCGGCCGCCGTCGAGGTCGTCGACGCGGCCCTGGCCGCCACCGATGCCGCATCGGTCGAGTGGGTGCCACTGCCGGTCGGCGCCGCCGCGATCGAGACGCACGGCGATGCGCTCCCAGATGTCACCGTCGAGACGTTGACCGGGCTCGACGGCTGGCTGCTCGGTCCGCACGACAGCGCGGCGTACCCGGAGGAACATCGGCAGAGGCTCAACCCGAGCGGATACCTGCGCAAGCATTTCGGTCTGTTCGCGAACATCAGGCCGGCGAAGGCCTTCGAGGGCACTCCGGCGCTCGTGCCCGGGATGGATCTGGTTGTGGCCCGGGAGAACACGGAAGGCTTCTACGCGGATCGCAGCACCTACCGCGGCACCGGTGAGTTCATGCCGACCGCGGATGTGGCGATCGCGATGGGGATCTTCACCCGCCCGGCGATCGAGCGGATCGCGCGGCAGGCCTGTGAGCTGGCCCTCCGGCGGCACCGGCACCTGACGATCGTGCACAAGGCGAACGTGCTGCGGACCACCACCGGACTCTTCCTGGAGATCTGCCGCGAGGTCGCTGCCGACTATCCCCAGCTCGAGGTCGACGACTTCCACATCGACGCGATGACCGTGCACCTCGTCCGGCACGGGGCCGACTTCGACGTCCTGGTCACCGAGAACATGTTCGGCGACATCCTGTCCGACCTGACCGGCGAGCTGGCCGGCTCGCTCGGGATCGCGCCGTCCATCAACGCCTCGCACGACAGGGCGATGGCACAGGCCGCGCACGGATCCGCGCCGGACATCGCCGGCCGTGGTCTCGCGAACCCGACCGCGATGATCGCCTCCGCGGCCATGCTCCTCGACTGGCTCGGCGTCCCGGAGGTCTCCGAGCTCATCGACCGCGGGCTGCGCGCAGCGGTTGCCCAGGGCACCCGTACGGCGGACCTCGGCGGCTCCGCGAGTACGACGGAGTTCACCGCCGCCGTGGTCAAGAGCCTGGTATGA
- a CDS encoding GntR family transcriptional regulator, whose product MTKAEVAYELVRERVLRGDLTPGAVIPQASLAHELGISTTPLREALRRLMTEGLVELDAHRDARVTRLTVEEARDLIEIRRSLDPLAAGLAAERRTRDDLALIRETAHELLPLRTDPGTAELLTHRRFHVAIYSASHNQVLVQTLDSLWDKADRYRRMALETGRTEADLDRTHTEHLALVDAIAAGDSGTATSVMLAHVEASLGARAVARLSSDAAQPAARSLRGIRGVRA is encoded by the coding sequence GTGACGAAGGCCGAAGTGGCCTACGAGCTGGTGCGGGAGCGGGTGCTTCGGGGTGACCTCACGCCGGGCGCCGTCATCCCCCAGGCCTCGCTGGCCCACGAGCTCGGCATCAGCACGACGCCACTGCGCGAGGCGCTCCGGCGGCTGATGACCGAGGGACTGGTCGAGCTGGACGCCCACCGGGACGCGCGCGTCACGAGGCTGACCGTCGAGGAGGCGCGGGACCTGATCGAGATCCGCCGGTCCCTCGACCCGTTGGCGGCCGGGCTGGCGGCAGAACGCCGTACCCGCGACGACCTCGCGCTGATCCGGGAGACGGCCCACGAGCTGCTTCCGTTGCGGACCGATCCCGGCACGGCGGAGCTGCTGACGCACCGCCGGTTCCACGTCGCGATCTACTCGGCCTCCCACAACCAGGTGCTGGTTCAGACCCTCGACTCGCTCTGGGACAAGGCCGATCGCTACCGCCGGATGGCCCTCGAGACCGGCCGGACCGAGGCGGATCTGGACCGCACCCACACCGAGCACCTCGCGCTGGTCGATGCGATCGCGGCCGGCGATTCCGGCACCGCGACGTCGGTGATGCTCGCGCACGTCGAGGCCAGCCTCGGTGCACGCGCCGTCGCGCGTCTGTCGTCCGACGCAGCCCAACCCGCTGCCCGCTCGCTGCGCGGGATCCGAGGAGTGCGGGCATGA
- a CDS encoding GDSL-type esterase/lipase family protein, whose product MTWTGFQHREIDEQGWTTFWRLDPRGQDFGLTDWTGRPDRPGHPLWVRAATPAGVRGAWRTTATSVQLDIRAALGIYTRIAPVDVLVDGELHRRCGVRDGEQRLTVDLPGREVEVEIWLPQAGVIAIREPSFDGAADELDPTGPRWITYGSSITQCGGAYGPSETWPAVVARRHGWDGRNLGFAGECHLDPVAARTIRDLPAELISMCLGINIHGGETFNGRTLPGQVEAFVSTVRAGHPETPLVVITPIPAPEREGEPNGVGLTLDDVRTLVELGARADPAVEIIDGRDLLSTDEARRLFADDVHPGPDGYLLLGDRLAPLLGSHLRIAA is encoded by the coding sequence ATGACCTGGACCGGCTTCCAGCACCGCGAGATCGACGAGCAGGGGTGGACGACGTTCTGGCGGCTCGACCCGCGCGGCCAGGACTTCGGGCTGACCGATTGGACCGGCCGCCCGGATCGACCCGGTCATCCTCTCTGGGTCCGCGCCGCGACCCCGGCAGGTGTCCGCGGCGCCTGGCGTACGACGGCCACCTCGGTGCAACTCGACATCCGGGCAGCCCTCGGGATCTACACCAGGATCGCCCCGGTCGACGTACTCGTCGACGGCGAGCTGCACCGGCGTTGCGGGGTCCGCGACGGCGAGCAGCGGCTGACCGTCGACCTCCCCGGGCGCGAGGTGGAGGTCGAGATCTGGCTTCCACAGGCCGGAGTGATCGCGATCCGGGAGCCCAGCTTCGACGGCGCGGCCGACGAACTCGACCCGACCGGACCGCGATGGATCACCTACGGCAGTTCGATCACCCAATGCGGCGGTGCCTACGGACCGTCGGAGACGTGGCCCGCCGTCGTCGCCCGCCGGCACGGTTGGGACGGCCGCAATCTCGGTTTCGCCGGTGAGTGCCATCTCGATCCGGTCGCGGCGCGGACGATCCGCGATCTCCCGGCCGAGCTCATCTCGATGTGTCTCGGTATCAACATTCACGGCGGCGAGACCTTCAACGGCCGCACCTTGCCCGGCCAGGTCGAGGCCTTCGTGTCGACCGTCCGCGCGGGTCACCCGGAGACACCGCTCGTCGTGATCACGCCGATCCCGGCCCCGGAACGCGAAGGCGAACCGAATGGGGTCGGCCTGACGCTGGACGACGTACGGACGCTCGTCGAGCTGGGTGCCCGCGCCGATCCGGCCGTGGAGATCATCGACGGCCGGGATCTCCTCTCCACTGACGAGGCTCGCAGGCTGTTCGCCGACGACGTCCACCCCGGACCCGATGGCTACCTCCTGCTCGGCGATCGACTCGCTCCGCTACTCGGCTCCCACCTGCGGATAGCGGCCTAG
- a CDS encoding LysR family transcriptional regulator, with protein sequence MQLRHLRYFVATAEAGSVSAAALAVHVGQPALSRQLRQLEHDLGVALFDRGAGRLTLNRTGRALLPTAKNLVAAADELKAEAAFHAQGRLDRITVAAPTVTLTDVVSPFVATMAPDDPVLDARPADGATTTEMLQSGADLAIGIQPTQAPYSSRPLAVLPVWAYVPVDDPWASRDRVDLAEVLERDVIGLPPTYTAREALDAAVAAAGAGIRQFTETANGTIAQALAAAGRGVAVVSDDPRFDLVPLVISTGTGVLSIKLVAGWDSRTVAASELESLADRLATWVLGRYPQVGAE encoded by the coding sequence ATGCAGCTCCGGCATCTCCGGTACTTCGTGGCGACCGCGGAGGCGGGCAGCGTGAGTGCTGCCGCGCTCGCCGTCCACGTCGGTCAGCCGGCGTTGTCCCGGCAACTGCGGCAGCTCGAGCACGACCTCGGCGTCGCGCTGTTCGACCGCGGCGCGGGGCGGTTGACCCTGAACCGGACCGGACGTGCCTTGCTACCGACCGCGAAGAACCTCGTGGCCGCGGCCGACGAGCTGAAGGCCGAGGCCGCGTTCCACGCGCAAGGCCGTCTCGACCGGATCACCGTGGCAGCGCCCACCGTGACGCTGACCGATGTCGTCTCGCCGTTCGTGGCGACGATGGCTCCCGACGATCCGGTGCTGGATGCCCGTCCCGCCGATGGGGCGACCACGACCGAGATGCTGCAGTCGGGCGCGGATCTGGCGATCGGCATCCAGCCGACGCAGGCGCCGTACTCGTCGAGGCCGCTGGCTGTGCTCCCGGTCTGGGCGTACGTCCCGGTGGACGATCCCTGGGCCTCGCGGGACCGGGTGGACCTGGCCGAGGTGCTCGAACGGGACGTGATCGGCCTGCCCCCGACGTACACGGCCCGCGAAGCGCTCGACGCTGCGGTGGCTGCCGCCGGCGCCGGGATCAGGCAGTTCACCGAGACTGCGAACGGCACCATCGCACAGGCCCTGGCCGCAGCCGGCCGCGGCGTCGCCGTGGTCTCCGACGACCCCCGCTTCGACCTCGTCCCGCTCGTCATCAGCACCGGCACCGGCGTGCTCAGCATCAAGCTCGTCGCCGGCTGGGACTCCCGCACGGTCGCAGCCTCCGAGCTCGAGTCCCTGGCCGACCGCCTCGCGACCTGGGTGCTAGGCCGCTATCCGCAGGTGGGAGCCGAGTAG
- the gabT gene encoding 4-aminobutyrate--2-oxoglutarate transaminase, whose amino-acid sequence MTIAEAAAGIEQERRLATAIPGPRSQALMARKSEAVASGVGTTLPVFAVRAGGGIVVDADGNQLIDLGSGIAVTTVGNSAPRVVAAVQAQVADFTHTCFMITPYESYVAVAEALNRLTPGDHAKRTALFNSGAEAVENAVKIARSYTRRQAVVVFDHAYHGRTNLTMAMTAKSMPYKSGFGPFASEIYRAPLSYPFRDGDVDGTAAARRAIELVAAQVGATNLAAMVIEPIQGEGGFIEPAPGFLRTLADWCRESGVVFVADEVQTGFARTGNLFACEHEGVVPDLIATAKGIAGGLPLSAVTGRAEIMDAPHVGGLGGTYGGNPLACVAALAAIETIEADGLVERARQIEQRMKPRLRELAGTDPRIGDVRGRGAMIAVELVVPGTTQPDAALTRAVATAAHRAGVIVLTCGTDGNVLRFLPPLSISDELIDDAMDVLAEIFRSTTVTS is encoded by the coding sequence ATGACCATCGCCGAGGCAGCTGCCGGCATCGAGCAGGAACGACGGCTGGCGACAGCGATCCCCGGACCCCGCTCGCAAGCCCTGATGGCGCGCAAGTCCGAGGCGGTCGCGAGCGGCGTCGGCACGACCCTGCCGGTGTTCGCGGTCCGGGCCGGCGGCGGAATAGTGGTCGATGCCGACGGCAACCAATTGATCGACCTCGGCTCGGGGATCGCGGTGACGACGGTCGGGAACAGCGCGCCGCGGGTGGTCGCGGCCGTCCAGGCACAGGTGGCGGACTTCACCCACACCTGCTTCATGATCACGCCGTACGAGTCGTACGTCGCGGTCGCGGAGGCACTCAATCGGCTGACCCCGGGCGATCACGCCAAACGCACCGCGCTGTTCAACTCCGGCGCCGAGGCGGTCGAGAACGCGGTCAAGATCGCCCGTTCCTACACCCGGCGACAGGCCGTCGTCGTGTTCGACCACGCCTATCACGGCCGGACGAACCTGACGATGGCGATGACCGCGAAGAGCATGCCGTACAAGAGCGGCTTCGGGCCGTTCGCGTCCGAGATCTACCGCGCTCCACTGTCGTATCCCTTCCGTGACGGCGACGTCGACGGTACGGCGGCGGCCCGCCGGGCGATCGAGCTCGTCGCCGCGCAGGTCGGCGCGACGAACCTGGCCGCGATGGTGATCGAGCCGATCCAGGGCGAGGGCGGCTTCATCGAGCCCGCACCGGGGTTCCTGCGCACGCTCGCCGACTGGTGCCGCGAGTCCGGTGTCGTGTTCGTGGCCGACGAAGTACAGACCGGCTTCGCCCGCACCGGCAACCTGTTCGCCTGCGAGCACGAAGGCGTCGTACCGGACCTCATCGCGACGGCGAAGGGGATCGCCGGCGGCCTGCCGCTGTCCGCGGTGACCGGGCGAGCGGAGATCATGGACGCTCCGCACGTCGGCGGGCTCGGCGGGACGTACGGCGGGAACCCGTTGGCCTGTGTCGCCGCGCTGGCCGCCATCGAGACGATCGAGGCCGATGGCCTGGTCGAGCGGGCTCGGCAGATCGAGCAACGGATGAAGCCCCGGCTGCGGGAACTGGCCGGCACCGACCCCAGGATCGGGGACGTCCGCGGCCGCGGTGCGATGATCGCTGTCGAACTCGTCGTGCCGGGCACCACGCAACCGGATGCCGCACTGACCCGGGCCGTCGCCACCGCGGCGCACCGGGCCGGCGTGATCGTGCTGACCTGCGGCACCGACGGGAACGTACTGCGATTCCTCCCGCCGCTGTCCATCTCCGACGAGCTGATCGACGACGCGATGGACGTCCTCGCCGAGATATTTCGCAGCACGACCGTAACGTCCTGA
- a CDS encoding MurR/RpiR family transcriptional regulator, whose amino-acid sequence MDEPHDASTNAVTAATKDDVITELRTRIRERWEGFSPAARAVSRSLAERTPEELLFLSAADLGAETKTSNATVIRTVQALGYSGLAELKAKIAAPFTQANRPVVRARKRVESTGGDLESVWHQVLAESMDRLELMQPTFSLDTYQHAVQLLLDAKHTLTYGFGASFVAADHLALVLRRVGLRVTALHAGGFRLADDLLAIGPGDVVVLFAPGRSVIEVDVLVDRARDVGAATILVTEDPNSKLSRAVTITLHSPTTPTGLTGEPLTSIVVGDVLAQGVATLAPERSVDASERLTALRRRLGF is encoded by the coding sequence ATGGATGAGCCCCACGATGCTTCCACGAACGCCGTCACCGCCGCGACCAAGGACGACGTGATCACCGAACTGCGGACGCGGATCCGCGAGCGCTGGGAGGGTTTCTCGCCGGCCGCCCGCGCCGTCAGCCGGTCGCTGGCCGAGCGGACGCCCGAGGAGTTGCTGTTCCTGTCGGCGGCCGACCTCGGCGCCGAGACCAAGACCAGCAACGCGACCGTGATCCGGACGGTTCAGGCGCTCGGGTACTCCGGCCTGGCGGAGCTGAAGGCGAAGATCGCGGCGCCGTTCACGCAGGCGAACCGGCCGGTGGTCCGGGCCCGCAAGCGGGTCGAGTCGACCGGCGGGGACCTGGAGAGCGTCTGGCACCAGGTGCTGGCGGAGTCGATGGACCGGCTCGAGCTGATGCAGCCGACGTTCTCGCTCGACACGTACCAGCACGCCGTGCAACTGCTGCTCGATGCGAAGCACACGCTGACCTACGGCTTCGGGGCGTCGTTCGTGGCTGCCGATCATCTGGCCCTGGTCCTGCGGCGGGTGGGGCTCCGGGTGACCGCGCTGCATGCCGGGGGCTTCCGGCTCGCCGACGACCTGCTCGCGATCGGGCCCGGTGACGTGGTCGTCCTGTTCGCACCGGGCCGCTCGGTCATCGAGGTCGACGTCCTGGTCGACCGCGCCCGGGACGTCGGGGCCGCGACCATCCTGGTGACCGAAGACCCGAACAGCAAGCTCTCCCGCGCGGTCACGATCACACTCCACTCCCCGACCACCCCTACCGGCCTGACCGGCGAGCCGCTGACCTCGATCGTCGTCGGGGACGTGCTGGCACAGGGCGTCGCGACGCTGGCGCCCGAGCGGTCGGTGGACGCCTCCGAGCGACTCACGGCGCTGCGTCGCAGACTCGGTTTCTAG